From a single Poecilia reticulata strain Guanapo linkage group LG2, Guppy_female_1.0+MT, whole genome shotgun sequence genomic region:
- the LOC103460482 gene encoding melanoregulin isoform X2 — protein MGANFTLCCCHHYLVQNREEKKAILRMRTTSGHRSPEQISSDSSDSETEEESLFGPQCLEKNPKNKQQSQRLTVDPWVYSNRADGSLIRCGSDRELQAFISMRDQADKATEEWEKLNYDIHTLRYARREVRSRWKKILLQLGYQCEVDSLLCVNRQSHFRPDQEHFGKAADLLKQLLDHTSLFPPRTEHHDRYLYVMDRLVSLDSAEDFIKLAKQKYPKKEG, from the exons ATGGGTGCTAATTTTACACTCTGTTGCTGCCACCACTACCTGGTGCAGaacagagaggagaagaaggcTATCCTGCG CATGAGGACCACTTCAGGGCACAGATCGCCTGAGCAAATATCCAGTGATTCCAGTGACAGCGAGACAGAGGAGGAAAGCCTCTTCGGACCACAGTGTTTGGAGAAAAACCCAAAGAACAAACAGCAGAGTCAAAGATTAACAGTGGATCCGTGGGTTTATTCCAACAGAGCAGACGGGTCTCTGATCAGATGTGGATCGGACCGAGAGCTGCAGGCCTTCATCAGCATGAGAGACCAGGCTGATAAGGCGACAGAG GAATGGGAGAAGCTGAATTATGACATCCACACACTGCGCTACGCCAGGCGAGAAGTCAGATCTCGATGGAAGAAAATCCTGCTACAGCTGG GTTATCAGTGTGAGGTGGATTCCCTGCTGTGTGTGAACAGACAGAGCCACTTCAGGCCAGATCAAGAACATTTTGGCAAAGCTGCTGACCTTTTGAAGCAGCTGCTGGATCACACCTCTCTGTTCCCTCCTAGAACAGAACATCATGAYAGATACCTGTATGTCATG GACCGCCTGGTGTCACTGGACAGTGCAGAGGACTTTATTAAACTGGCCAAACAAAAATATCCCAAGAAAGAAGGCTGA
- the LOC103460482 gene encoding melanoregulin isoform X1, with protein sequence MGANFTLCCCHHYLVQNREEKKAILRMRTTSGHRSPEQISSDSSDSETEEESLFGPQCLEKNPKNKQQSQRLTVDPWVYSNRADGSLIRCGSDRELQAFISMRDQADKATEEWEKLNYDIHTLRYARREVRSRWKKILLQLGYQCEVDSLLCVNRQSHFRPDQEHFGKAADLLKQLLDHTSLFPPRTEHHDRYLTAWCHWTVQRTLLNWPNKNIPRKKAERQNKQEQGEKLK encoded by the exons ATGGGTGCTAATTTTACACTCTGTTGCTGCCACCACTACCTGGTGCAGaacagagaggagaagaaggcTATCCTGCG CATGAGGACCACTTCAGGGCACAGATCGCCTGAGCAAATATCCAGTGATTCCAGTGACAGCGAGACAGAGGAGGAAAGCCTCTTCGGACCACAGTGTTTGGAGAAAAACCCAAAGAACAAACAGCAGAGTCAAAGATTAACAGTGGATCCGTGGGTTTATTCCAACAGAGCAGACGGGTCTCTGATCAGATGTGGATCGGACCGAGAGCTGCAGGCCTTCATCAGCATGAGAGACCAGGCTGATAAGGCGACAGAG GAATGGGAGAAGCTGAATTATGACATCCACACACTGCGCTACGCCAGGCGAGAAGTCAGATCTCGATGGAAGAAAATCCTGCTACAGCTGG GTTATCAGTGTGAGGTGGATTCCCTGCTGTGTGTGAACAGACAGAGCCACTTCAGGCCAGATCAAGAACATTTTGGCAAAGCTGCTGACCTTTTGAAGCAGCTGCTGGATCACACCTCTCTGTTCCCTCCTAGAACAGAACATCATGAYAGATACCT GACCGCCTGGTGTCACTGGACAGTGCAGAGGACTTTATTAAACTGGCCAAACAAAAATATCCCAAGAAAGAAGGCTGAGAGGCAAAACAAGCAGGAACAAGGAGAAAAGTTGAAATAG